From Topomyia yanbarensis strain Yona2022 chromosome 1, ASM3024719v1, whole genome shotgun sequence, one genomic window encodes:
- the LOC131696436 gene encoding coiled-coil-helix-coiled-coil-helix domain-containing protein 2-like: protein MVQPASHSAVAAPMVASHQAFGLIAQIAGTAGSVAIGSVGNTVGHTLIGVFSGSDSQEAASLGQASPVSGKANTLAGPCSWEIKQLLSCTQGQAECDS, encoded by the coding sequence atggtccagcctgcgtCACACTCGGCTGTCGCTGCACCAATGGTAGCTTCCCACCAGGCATTTGGATTAATTGCTCAAATCGCAGGTACTGCGGGTAGTGTAGCGATTGGCTCCGTCGGTAATACCGTTGGACATACCCTCATCGGAGTGTTCAGCGGTTCCGATTCACAAGAGGCAGCCTCGCTAGGACAGGCTTCCCCGGTATCGGGCAAGGCAAACACTCTGgcaggaccatgctcgtgggagATCAAGCAGTTATTATCTTGTACCCAAGGCCAGGCCGAGTGTGATTCGTAA